The genomic region gtccccagcgggacaggcccagagcgtccccagcgggacaggcccagagcgtccccagcgggacaggcccagagcgtccccagtaggacaggcccagagcgtccccagcgggacaggctcggagcgtccccagcgggacaggctcagagcgtccccagcgggacaggcccagagcgtccccagcgggacaggcccagagcgtccccagcgggacaggcccagagcgtccacagtaggacaggcccagagcgtccacagtaggacaggcccagagcgtccccagcgggacaggcccagagcgtccacagtaggacaggcccagagcgtccccagcgggacaggcccagagcgtccacagtaggacaggcccagagcgtccacagtaggacaggcccagagcgtccccagcgggacaggcccagagcgtccacagtaggacaggcccagagcgtccccagcgggacaggcccagagcgtccccagcgggacaggcccagagcgtccccagcgggacaggcccggGGGacgaagctgttcctgagcctcgctgctGCTTCTTACACGTTGTCGATGCTTTTTTGGTCTCCACAGGGGGTTCCTGGGAAACCTGGTGCTCAAGGGACACAAGGCGATGGAGGTGATCCTGGCCCGCTAGTAAGACACCCAAGTGTTTGTTTAAATGACACGAGTTGACCCTCAACCATCACCTGGGCAGGTGCGATCCTCTTcaaaaaaaatgattattattattttatttttttgtgtttcagggAAAACCTGGGAAGGATGGAATCCCTGGAGAAGTTGGAGAAAAGGtaacatgctaagctaacagaaCAGCGGAGCTGCATtattaaaggaaacaaaaatatcaaaattcatcaggtccagaaccagaaccaaagtGAACCCAGCAGCACTAGGTGTTGGTTCTGAAGTCCAGAGTCTGTTGTGTTGATGCTCCCTCGGACCGGATCACTGGGTTCCAGAGAGCTGAACCATCATGTGATCCACGTCAGTCCCGGTAGTCACTTCTTAACTTGCGCTGTGTCTGCTCTGCAGGGAGACCCGGGGGGTCCAGGGTTTCTGGGCCCTCCAGGTATTGAAGGAGCCCCGGTGAGTGTACTTGGTGAGGAATGTGAAGTATTACTGCTGTAGCATGCTCAgtgatgtgtgtatttttagggtGAAAAAGGTGATCTTGGTCCTCCAGGTCTCCCCGGAAAGGTGAGTTTgaatctcttcttcctctgcttaaatgtaaaagacaggaaggatggCTTGTCCTACCAAAATAAGAGCCAGGTTGATTAAAGGCGTTTTCAGTAGCAGCAGAGGATGAGGAACATTTACACAAAGGTAAGCAGCACGTAGAGGAGGGCGGGGCCTACAGGATGAGGGTGGAGCAATCAGTCCACTTCCTGACATGGTCTTCCTCTTAGCGCTGTTTGTGTTATTAGGTGGTCTGGAATCACAGACTTGTGAAGGGTCAGCTTGGTGTACCTGGGCCCCGTGGAACCCCTGGAGTCCCTGGAGAACAAGGTAGATAGAGACCAACATGAGGGGCTTCAAAGACTTGAAGGGTTGACGTGTTTTTGTTTAAGGACTGGAAAAATACAGGACATCACAGGTGAGCTGTCAGACAAACAGGTGAGGTATCAACGGACAGGTGAGGTATCAACGGACAGGTGAACATACACCTTTTGCtttgggtttgtgttttttcctgtcAGTGGTGGGATGGTTCACGGCTgtatttaaatcttttattgtcCCTGCGATGAggtggcgtctcatccagggggtgccccgcctctcgcccatagtcagctgggataggccgGTGAGCGGCTGAAggagatgaatggatgaatcatTCTGTTCCTCTCTCGTTTCTTTCAGGACTCATTGGTTTCCCTGGACTTCAGGGTGAACCAGGTAAACCACACctatactctctctctctttgaagaGTTCAGGTTAGAAGACAGGTGGACATTTAGTGCATCTTCAAACCAGTAGAGATTTATCagattgatttattgatcagtCAAACCCATGTATTTTCCCTCCAGGATTTGCTGTTTCTGGTCCACCGGGCCCCCAGGGGCAGCCTGGCTTATCCGGACCCAAAGGAGAACCAGGAGTTCTAGGACCCATGATTATCGGACGCCCAGGAATGCCTGGAGTCCCAGGTGATCCTGGAGCTGAAGGAGCATCAGGAGAACCGGGAATAGCAGGTGACTTCCTTTCTCTCGTGGTCAGGAGCAGAACTTCCCTGGAGTTTCTTCTGATCCAGTTCTATGAGAGCCTTGATGACCCGGCTAACAGCCATACACCAACGGAACATATGTGTGTTCTTGCCTAGCATGCAAACGACTATATTTTCAACTGATCTGGTGTGGAGTCCCTCAGGGAAACATCCTAGAGCCTCTGATAATCTAATATCAAATATAAATCAACAATCATTGTTTTATATAATATTAATTTGACGATGTAAATGAAATGATCAATACATGTGtccaaataaaacaggaaaacatcTTAATGATTGGACATAGATATCTATTTCTTTTTCCTATTGCCGGTTGATTTCCATGAAAGTACAATCATgtggttagcctagcttagcacaaagactggGAGCAGAAGAAATCTTCTCATGTAGCTATCATGAGGAAGCGGAGCGGTTCCTCCTTTGATCCTCCTTTGAACCTTACGTCTGTCTCACGTAATTGACCTTTTCTGTCAGACATTCTGCAGGGAGACGCTGGACGTCCAGGATTTGACGGCCAGAAAGGAAAGATTGGCCTTCCCGGAAACAGAGGGGACGATGGGGAGATGGGTGAGTGGGTGAAAGGAAGTCGCATGACGTACTAATATATGATCATCTAGTCCTGAGATGTTTCTGTCTATTGGTATTGATCTGCAACTGATCGATTGGTGTTTTTCAGGTGAGAAGGGGGAGGTGTGCAAAATCTGTAAAGTTGTTTTTGGCCCTCCTGGACCTCCAGGTACACCAGGGGAGCCAGGTGAAGATGGGGTAACAGGTAAGAACCACACCTGATTCATGATTTTGGTCTGATTATATTTAttgataacaataataatgcgttggttttatttagAGCTTTTCAAGGCGCCTACAGACGCTTCACAGTGTGCGTTATTCATTcgctccatacttggtggtggtgaagctactagccacagctgccccggggtagatgcagctgccctggggtagaaacagctgccctggggtagaaacagctgccctggggtagaaacagctgccctggggtagaaacagctgccctggggtacaCTCGGCTGCCCCGGGGTACACTCGGCTTCCCTGGGGTAGaaacagctgccctggggtacaCTCGGCTGCCCCGGGGTACACTCGTGGGCCATTGGTTCTGAGGGTGGCAGGATCACGGATCCACGCCAGTCTTAACCGATTTGAATAAAGCAGAACTCATCCTGTCTCCGTGTGGTTCCAGGCTCACCTGGTTTTCCAGGACCAAAAGGTTACAATGGAGTGAAAGGCATCAAAGGACGACCTGGTCCAGAGGTGAGTTCATTGATCGATTGATTACTCTAATGATTCATTTtacttctatatttacagaTTTCAGTTTGATTATTCTCAGACTTGAATCTTTGTCTGTTGTCCTGTCTTTAGGGGCTGATTGGTACTCCTGGCCTCACGGGGGCCCCAGGACCTGTTGGAGACCCAGGGGTCATGCAGAGGGTGGGACAGAAGGGTGAGGAAGGCTACCGAGGGTCAGCGGGACCAACAGGTGTCAACGGGAAAGATGGACGTCGAGGCGTTACTGGAACGAAGGGTGTTGTTGGACAGAAGGGAAACCCTGTGAGTGTCCCGTAAAGGGTTGTCCGTCGAGTCCAGGCTGCTTCTCTATTCATATTTACATTGTGAGGGACTGAGGTGTGTTCCCATGGCAACAAATCACCGAATCCTGTGTCTGTGCAGAGACGAGAGAACCTTTCTGTCAGTCGGACCGACGTGTCGATATCAGATAGGTGAAGACTTGCTGTTCGTCCGTTTCTGCCTAAAGGGGCCTCTGGGGGGGAGAGGCGAGAGGGGCCCGCTTGGAAAGACTGGTCTCAGAGGACAATTAGGACAAATGGGACCTCCAGGACCTGCTGGTATTGGGGCTCCAGGACCTCCAGGACCCAAAGGCAATATGGGAGTTGTCGGGCAACAAGGTGACCCTGGAAATCCAGGTGAGGGTCTTGAATGTGTGAGGAGGGGTTTGATGTTACATTTCCCACAAACAGTAAAATATTGTTCTAGGATTTAGGATCtcttcatcattatcatcatcagtCGTCATTGCTGCACTTGTTATCAGGGTGATTGATAGGGGGAGACTCTACATGGATACAAACGCAAAGCATATTACTGTCTGACCATTCAGGCGAAAAAGGTTCTCCAGGTGAAATCAAGAGCTCTCCAGGAGATCCTGGAGAGAACGGAGAGAAGGGTTTACCTGGAAACCCAGGACCTGAAGGTGAGACAGATTATTCTCTTCAaacaaatatactgtatatcacaTAAATGACTTTAGAAAAGTCAGTCATGTCTATGTGTATGACTTACCTGTTGTTGTCTGGTCTCAGGTGTGACTGGACGTCCAGGTGATCCAGGATATGTCGGTCTAAAGGGAGAAAAAGGGCATAATGGATATTCAGTTCAGGGTCCTCCAGGCTTccctggggtcaaaggtcaggttcATGAACTGATTTTAACACAATGAgcagaatattttattaaatacatGTATCAATGTCAGAGAACAACAGTGCATTGTTCTGCCACATTCAGGAGTCAAGGGGGTTCCAGGAGCTCCAGGTTTACCAAGTTATGGTATCAAAGGACGAGCCGGGCCAGCAGGCCCCCCAGGGATGCCAGGCCCCAAGGTAATGCTAGCTGTGTGAAGTTAAGTTAGGAAAATGTAAAGCAGGTCTCTTAACCCCTGACCGGCAGCAGAGGTGGTATCAGGTAGGAGGGGCCAAAGGGGCAAACAGTACCAATAAAATGATTATAATCCAAGTCCTTCAGACCGTAGTCCTTTGATCCATGGCCAGGCTCAGCTGTGGAAGCATCActgcacttcctgtttagcCGCAGAGCGCTGAGTGCTTTGGCATGTTGTCACAGGGGGATCAGGGCGTTGGTTTCCCAGGTCAGCAGGGTCAGTCTGGCCCACAGGGAGAAGATGGCTCTGTGGGTCCACAAGGAGATCCTGGGCCTCAAGGGTCTGATGGGGTTTCGGGACTTCAAGGACTTGATGGACCACAAGGACCTCGAGGTAGCTTATTTAACATCTGGACTTTACGAGATATGATCAAAAATATTCCCAAACAGACCAGaaggaaagacacaaacacactaaacaacaacaacaacaacatgaacttGACCTGAACTAAAGTGTCCCTTAGGAAATCGAGGTCTGGATGGTGTACCTGGTCCTGTTGGTGTTGTTGGGCTGTGTTTACATGGCTCTCCTGGACCTGAAGGAGAGCCAGGACAGATGGGTGTTCTTGGATTCACAGGTAACTTCTGTACCAGTTGGACTCTGGCCTCATAGCGTGGATTGagctttcatttaaaatgaataaccAGATTATGTAGATCATTATCTTGTCTTGAAGGGCGTCGGGGCCCAAAAGGTTTGCAGGGTGACCATGGGCCTCCAGGTATGGGATCCATTGGGATTCAGGGGCCATATGGGACCCCCGGGTTTGATGGACCTCCAGGTCCAGTGGGAGGAGCTGGCCCAGAAGGTCTTAGAGGGATCAATGGGGAACCAGGAAGTCCAGGTATAGTGGTGTACCCACACCTGTTCCATGTTCAAATTAATCCACTTTAGTCCAGAATGAAATATCTCATTTAGATGGATTGTGATTAAAGCAATGTTCTTTAGGAATCAGGGGCGATAATGGTCCTCCTGGACCCCTTGGGAGTCCAGGGGTGTATGGTATACCAGGAGAGACTGGCCAGCCAGGACCAAAAGGTTTCCTTTACCAGTAAATCGATCTCATCACCAGTTTGTCAGTTTGATCGTAACTGTCTATGACTTGTCTGTCTTTCAGGTCAGATGGGTGTTGGTGGGATCAGGGGTTCTCAAGGGCCTCCGGGACCACAAGGTGAAGGAGGAGTGGCTGGGCTGAAAGGAAACAAGGTTGCTGTGGAGATGCATGGAGATTCTGGAGATGCTGGTTACCTTGGTAGTCTCCTCTATTTCTGAATGTACTGCTACTGTGTCAGATGTTTACGTTTTTTTAGATCAGAGTAGTGTTGTAGTCGAGACCACACCAACTGAGACCAAGACTGTAGTGTGCTAGGAAGACTGAAGAAGTAGTTTATTTATCTGAGTTTAATTACTCTGAGGAGAGTTTAAATTACTCTGTTCACTCTTTACAcaacacacactacacacactacacacactacacacacgtGTAGGACAGAGATGATGGTGGAGTGAAGGGGTGCCCAGGAGGCAAGCTGGCACCTCTCCTACTGTCAGTCCATGCTCCACATCATGGTCCATAAGGTCATGGGTCACACAAACTGGTCTCAAACCGGCTCTCTCCAGTCTCTAGGCCAGGTCTCCGAGCCCAGTTCTCTTTATGGACTGAGCCATACACCCCACCATTCGGGGTACACCAGATAATACGTTTGCTCTTAGTACCTGGACCGCCATCTCCTAATGAATATACTCCACACATTGTCTAATTTGCTTCCTGTCCCACCCTCAGGACCCATTGGTTTTACTGGACTCGAAGGAGACATGGGCCTCCTTGGACTGCAGGGCCTAAATGGCAGCAATGGGAGACCTGGAATTGCTGGACCACGAGGTGACAACAACCAAGAACACTATTTTCTAATTAGTAGGATTCCTTTTCCTGCAATGTTGTGTCAGTTTCTCCTGAAGGCCACTGAAACTCTAAACATTGCAGCTTATAGTCAAAGTcaggaaatatttatttttctttcagcccAATCAAAACTGCAGTTTTTCTTATTTGTGGTGACTTTCTACACCAGGGCCTTCTGGAGACCCTGGTGTAGATGGACAGCAGGGTCCTCCCGGTGCCTGTGGATTTGATGGTAAACCAGGAGAGATGGGGAAACCAGGTAACGTTTGACACAACTCCAAATAAGTTGTAGGACTTTACTGAGTTCTAAAGGTGATCTGGATCTCCAGGTACTGTTTGGGTCACTCTTCTCCAGTGATACTAAATAAATCAGTGTGCCACCCTCACTTTCAAACtctgtcacatttaaatgtctggAACAATCCATAGATTTTAAGTTCACATTTGCTGCAGCACAAACCTTAAAATTGTGTTTTGTCCAAAACAGACTAAACTACCGACACTGTCTGTGGAGCAGGTTTAAGAGGACAGACTTCACTCTAAGGTACTCCTGTCCTCCAGGTCTTAAAGGTGAGGAAGGCTTGGCAGGTCCTTGTGGGCAACCTGGTTCAGATGGGCCGCCAGGATTGGGAGGCCCTAAAGGTTCTAAAGGGGAACCAAGTTCATATGGACCTGGAGCCAAAGGATTTCAAGGAGAGAAGGTATTACACATATatagacacaaaaaaacataacTATAAACTTATTTTATAATTAGCACTGGTTACATAAGTAAAACCAGTCTACATTaacaaatgtaattatatttgtTAACAAGGTAAAGCCCACTGTGATTGGATGGTGTCGATGAAATCAATAATTGAATTAGACTATGTTAAACTAGCTGTCAAACTAAAGGTCCAGGTGTCGAATTACTGTCGTAGAAAAGACAAACGATCAGTTAGAACCTGAATTTTATGGGATCTCATAGAAGAGAATGAtttctcacagtagcatgtattacagtacaagtacagtcacacagtagcatgtattacagtacaagtacagtcacacagtagcatgtattacagtacaagtacagtcacacagtagcatgtattacagtacaagtacagtcacacagtagcatgtattacagtacaagtacagtcacacagtatcatgtattacagtacaagtacagtcacacagtatcatgtattacagtacaagtacagtcacacagtagcatgtattacagtacaagtacagtcacacagtagcatgtattacagtacaagtacagtcacacagtagcatgtattacagtacaagtacagtcacacagtagcatgtattacagtacaagtacagtcacacagtagcatgtattacagtacaagtacagtcacacagtagcatgtattacagtacaagtacagtcacacagtatcatgtattacagtacaagtacagtcacacagtagcatgtattacagtacaagtacagtcacacagtagcatgtattacagtacaagtacagtcacacagtagcatgtattacagtacaagtacagtcacacagtagcatgtattacagtacaagtacagtcacacagtatcatgtattacagtacaagtacagtcacacagtatcatgtattacagtacaagtacagtcacacagtagcatgtattacagtacaagtacagtcacacagtatcatgtattacagtacaagtacagtcacacagtatcatgtattacagtacaagtacagtcacacagtatcatgtattacagtacaagtacagtcacacagtagcatgtattacagtacaagtacagtcacacagtagcatgtattacagtacaagtacagtcacacagtagcatgtattacagtacaagtacagtcacacagtagcatgtattacagtacaagtacagtcacacagtagtatgtattatagtacaagtacagtcacacagtagcatgtattacagtacaagtacagtcacacagtagcatgtattacagtacaagtacagtcacacagtatcatgtattacagtacaagtacagtcacacagtatcatgtattacagtacaagtacagtcacacagtagcatgtattacagtacaagtacagtcacacagtagcatgtattacagtacaagtacagtcacacagtagcatgtattacagtacaagtacagtcaagcccttgcggtcttgtttccgttgaaagtcattcgtacataaatcatcaacatttaacaaaacaaataaaactaacattaaattactcaattgatgcaaaataacaataaattaaaaagacacataatatgtacaacgtaggtggagaaagccaaagaggtgcatgttttagggcaggagtcaaacagttccacccttggggggtcagtattgtaaaaagatgatttacccatgtatGCAGATGATGTCCTGTTCTACTGGCTCGTTTCCCCCTCCCAGGCTAACTGCTTAGAATTCATCAcgtgaaacgctcctcttagctGAACTACGCCGCCACGATTCTCCTCAGCGTTTAACTCCTATCGTTTAACTCTCTACACAGACTTAATCATCTCCTCTACAGTGGCACAGGCGGTTTAGCGGGTTGttctatgattgagaggttggcggttcgattcccggcacATGTGTCCGCTTTTGTTGTGTCcatgggcaagacacttcacccactttgcctgtgtgaatgttatgagcgagtgaatgtcggtggtggtcaggagggccgattgGCAGCCTTgccagtaaataaaaataaataaaaccaatgcattattattattattattggtgttTGATGTGTTGATTTGAGAGAAATCTTCTATcacagaatatttattttaaaatgtttcttaaaGATATTTGAAAGAACAATGAACGGTCTTGTCTGCCCCTGAACCTGTCTAAGGGAGACCCTGGACGTCCTGGAACACTGGGTGTAAGAGGGACACCAGGAGATGTTGGAAATGTTGGTCTTCCAGGAGATTCAGGACCCTGTGGTCTCCAAGGACATTCTGGACCCCAAGGACGCAGAGGTCtgatttattccatttaaacaaTAACTACATTTTATATAACCCACATTCAATTcactttatttctatagcatCATATCACAACacaaagtcatctcaaggcactttacaggtgtagcggggcaagacctgcagggaaagacagaacccaacttgacccacaagagcaagaactttgatAGTTGTGGTTTCTACAGTTTCTACAAGAATTAGGAGCAAAAATAGACATTCAAACTCAGATTTGAGGAACTATTTTAGCTCCTATTTGAGAGTAGACATTCTCGCAGCACAAAAGGACCCTTGAGTGAAGTGTCCTGTTGAGCTTGGTCCATTATAGCACCAGCATCTCCTAGTTGGGCTGAAGTTAAGTGCTAACAGTTTCCTCATCTGCCCTTCTGGTTTCTAGTTTTACAGAGTGTCACGTCATCGTTTGGCATCGCTGCCTATCAGCGGAACGTGGAGGCTGCTCCTCAGTCTCTACGGCTTTAGAATCGTCTTGAAATCCTGAACGCTGTCGGTCTATTTCAGGTCCTTCTGGGTCTCCTGGTGAAAAGGGATGTGATGGGCCTCCAGGTAAGAACGGCCCTCCAGGACCCACTGGCGTAACAGGTACAGAAATCAATCAGCGTATCGGCATTAACGATGCCATCCAGTTAGTGGTGCTGACGGCGCCTGTGCCCGGCCACGCCGCTGCTCGACTCCTACGTCGATTGTTATTGATTGTTTTCGCCTTATATCAACTCGAGTCTCGTTGGAAACGTCTCTGCTGTCCGGAGTTACGACCGTGGATCTCTTTTCCTCGTCGATGGAGTCACTTGTTCATGAGTGGGAAGTCATTATTTTCCTCCTCCGCTTGTTTGCTCTCCTGACTCACCTGAGTACCCGTTGCTGTCTCGAGCTCCGGGCAAAAAGAGTAAGTCAAGGAAACGAGGCTCTAGGTCCGGCGTCCAAGTCAAGCGCAGACGGGCTTTGTGTGCAGGGGTGTGTGCAGCgattgtgtgtgggtgtgtgcatggGGCAGACAGACCCCCAAGGGGCAGACAGACCCCCAAGGggcagacaaagagacagaatccaggaatcaggcagggtcgaaacacgggagagCAGTTTGGGACGCTTGAAGGTAGGAGACAgcgctaacaatctggcagggtgTAGTGTCTGGTTTGGGTATGTggagtcagggctgatgagtgattagctgcaggtgaccggaatgagctgattggaggaggaggagctggaagacaggagaggttagtgcatggaaaagcgCGGCCACCTCCAGCTGTGACATTTTCACTGCGACTGAGACTTTGGATTTTGAGCGGCATGTTTCCGGCCCCACCCATCCAAAGGGTCCCACTGTGGACCCGGGGTTTTCACTTGGCCTACCTTCGTGTTGAGGATGTCTGCACTTAGGCTCTCTGCCAGGTTTGTCCCTGGGATGTCATGATGTGGACAGTCCTTTAGCTTTTAGAAGTGATCTTTAAATCCACTTGTCCCTGCAAGCTATGGCTGGTTTTATGACTCTTGTTATTTTAACTTATACCTTCGGCCATTGTCAttgttctgtgttttactgCTCTTCTGTGAAGTACTTTGTGACTCCTGTCTGTACAAGGTGCTCTATACATAAACTGCTGCTCATGGACGGCTTTACAGTCTGATAAATGTCCTTGAAGTGCTCTGAATATATTCCATTGTTTCAGGAAATAAGGGAGCTCCTGGAGATCCTGGACCAGCTGGTTCAAGAGGAAATCAAGGACAGGATGGGATACCTGGACCCTCTGGAGAGAAGGGAGCCATGGGAGGTAAGACACTGGACCGGATGGACAACGAGTCTTACGTCTGACTGGATCATTTATAATGAACAGTTTGACATTTATCTCGCCACCCAGCCTGGGGACAGTTTGTTTCCCTGTCTTGTGAAGGGCTGATCTTCTTTTCCCAGCTCCTGGAATTGGACCGTGGGGTGCAGAGGGACAGAAAGGTGCCCCTGGTGAGTCCCTGGTTGGGAATATGTATTCAACTTTCAGTCAGAACtaattaatagaaaataaatccatttcCCCCCTTCTCTTGTCTACTCAGGGTGTGCTGGAGAGAGGGGTCCTCCTGGGCCTTGTGGTCCTCCTGGTCCTTGTGGTGTTGTAGGAAATCCAGGTTTTCCTGGTCTTCCTGGACCGCCAGGTCCTCCTGGTTGTCCAGGCAAAGGGGGAGTCTGCACTAAAGGAATAAAAGGAGAACATGGATTTACTGGAAGACAAGGACTCAAAGGTGATTCGATGAGGCTACTCAACCAATCACATTGCATTGCagctaaagtcgtacctgtctcAACTCAGGAGAGACATCCTGAGCAACAGGCCACACCTCCAGTCTTAATTAAATCGCTATGAGGCCGCAAATGTGACAACTTAATGATGTCTCCCGTTCTGTGTAGGTCTGCCGGGCCTCCAGGGTCCTCCTGGCCCTCCAGGTCCTGGTTTTAAAGGAGAGAAGGGGCACAAAGGAGCAACAGGTGATCCAGGGCTACCCGGGTGTCCCGGTGACCCTGGCACACAAGGCTTGCCGGTCAGTATGTCCCATAATTATAAATTCAGTTGAATCTACAAATCTTCAGTTACCAGTTTCTCGTTTAACAAATAAAATCTAACTGGGAAATTGGAGACTCCTCTAAAGGTCTGCGGAGTCACTTTGTGGGTCACTA from Brachionichthys hirsutus isolate HB-005 chromosome 11, CSIRO-AGI_Bhir_v1, whole genome shotgun sequence harbors:
- the col4a3 gene encoding collagen alpha-5(IV) chain, whose amino-acid sequence is MEASGGPRRRMVLLLVLMLCCTSTPGDANRVCHCSGKSLCHCDGVKGQKGETGYNGYDGLPGVIGYPGNEGHQGLVGEKGDRGPAGGPGLKGSLGLPGKPGFPGPPGLPGFPGYEGSIGQPGLPGCNGTKGDAGYPGFPGVSGLVGLPGQPGLRGLKGDSFIYPVTHDIKGATGPPGADGDKGLSGDPGEPGLPGPPGPARLPGRPGLSGLAGEKGQEGPSPVIPGPRGLRGDRGLPGIPGQKGIKLYAEGPKELKGELGDIGQKGCLGLPGVPGKPGAQGTQGDGGDPGPLGKPGKDGIPGEVGEKGDPGGPGFLGPPGIEGAPGEKGDLGPPGLPGKVVWNHRLVKGQLGVPGPRGTPGVPGEQGLIGFPGLQGEPGFAVSGPPGPQGQPGLSGPKGEPGVLGPMIIGRPGMPGVPGDPGAEGASGEPGIADILQGDAGRPGFDGQKGKIGLPGNRGDDGEMGEKGEVCKICKVVFGPPGPPGTPGEPGEDGVTGSPGFPGPKGYNGVKGIKGRPGPEGLIGTPGLTGAPGPVGDPGVMQRVGQKGEEGYRGSAGPTGVNGKDGRRGVTGTKGVVGQKGNPGPLGGRGERGPLGKTGLRGQLGQMGPPGPAGIGAPGPPGPKGNMGVVGQQGDPGNPGEKGSPGEIKSSPGDPGENGEKGLPGNPGPEGVTGRPGDPGYVGLKGEKGHNGYSVQGPPGFPGVKGVKGVPGAPGLPSYGIKGRAGPAGPPGMPGPKGDQGVGFPGQQGQSGPQGEDGSVGPQGDPGPQGSDGVSGLQGLDGPQGPRGNRGLDGVPGPVGVVGLCLHGSPGPEGEPGQMGVLGFTGRRGPKGLQGDHGPPGMGSIGIQGPYGTPGFDGPPGPVGGAGPEGLRGINGEPGSPGIRGDNGPPGPLGSPGVYGIPGETGQPGPKGQMGVGGIRGSQGPPGPQGEGGVAGLKGNKVAVEMHGDSGDAGYLGPIGFTGLEGDMGLLGLQGLNGSNGRPGIAGPRGPSGDPGVDGQQGPPGACGFDGKPGEMGKPGLKGEEGLAGPCGQPGSDGPPGLGGPKGSKGEPSSYGPGAKGFQGEKGDPGRPGTLGVRGTPGDVGNVGLPGDSGPCGLQGHSGPQGRRGPSGSPGEKGCDGPPGKNGPPGPTGVTGNKGAPGDPGPAGSRGNQGQDGIPGPSGEKGAMGAPGIGPWGAEGQKGAPGCAGERGPPGPCGPPGPCGVVGNPGFPGLPGPPGPPGCPGKGGVCTKGIKGEHGFTGRQGLKGLPGLQGPPGPPGPGFKGEKGHKGATGDPGLPGCPGDPGTQGLPSEDKPAGPAGLKGPTGETGITGPVGMKGGDGSPGDEGPRGPPGPPGRGGSRGEDVSRELILIPGDKGLDGEPGPPGQIGPPGAQGRPGGPGLKGSGGTAGKAGLGGPYGLKGYQGDVGFQGAKGITGSRGSAGTKGVPGRPGSCADAPEQDAFLFTRHSQELYIPECPAGSNQVYSGYSLLFINGNNRAHGQDLGTLGSCLPRFTTMPFLFCNTDGTCRYASRNDYSYWLSTREVLPSSTPFISGEELKKHISRCTVCEVRANVIALHSQTRFIPDCPSGWIPLWFGYSFVMETGVGAEGSGQPLASPGSCLEQFRKIPFIECHGRGTCNYYTDSYSYWLAVLDSNNMFRKPSPQTEAGDFPGSLISRCRVCTKQL